A window of the Diabrotica undecimpunctata isolate CICGRU chromosome 1, icDiaUnde3, whole genome shotgun sequence genome harbors these coding sequences:
- the Rpn7 gene encoding 26S proteasome non-ATPase regulatory subunit 6 has translation MPIENLEDQGLEKNPDLELAHCKFLLNLPEYRSDKNVHAKITEAIKKDDMAPWYELICKDAGWKLDTNLLSALKAKNAEKIKLLDEAIEDAEKNLGEMEVREAYLRKAEYYSRIGDKDNAVSTFRQTYDKTVSLGHRLDIIFHLIRIGLFFMDHDLITRNIEKAKTLIEEGGDWDRRNRLKVYQGAYCMSVRDFKSAANLFLDTVSTFTSYELMDYKAFVRYTVYTSIISLPRNQLRDKVVKGSEILEVLHSEPFVKDYLFSLYNCQYAEFFTNLAEVEIVLRKDYFLNPHYRFYVREMKILAYTQLLESYRSLTLQYMAEAFGVTVEYIDKELSTFIAAGRLHCKIDRVGGIVETNRPDLKNAQFNSVVKQGDLLLNRVQKLSRVINI, from the coding sequence ATGCCGATTGAAAATTTAGAAGACCAGGGTCTTGAGAAAAACCCTGATTTAGAATTAGCACATTGTAAGTTTCTGTTAAATTTACCAGAATATCGTAGTGATAAAAATGTCCACGCAAAAATAACAGAAGCTATAAAGAAAGATGATATGGCCCCATGGTATGAACTCATTTGTAAAGATGCTGGTTGGAAACTTGATACTAATCTACTAAGTGCATTAAAAGCTAAGAACGCTGAGAAGATCAAGCTTTTAGATGAAGCCATAGAAGATGCTGAGAAAAATTTAGGTGAAATGGAAGTTCGAGAAGCCTACTTAAGAAAAGCAGAATACTACAGCCGAATTGGTGATAAAGACAACGCAGTTAGTACTTTCAGACAAACATATGATAAAACTGTATCACTTGGCCATCGTTTAGATATTATTTTTCACTTGATAAGAATTGGTTTGTTCTTCATGGACCATGATCTCATCACAAGAAATATTGAAAAAGCTAAAACTCTTATTGAAGAAGGAGGTGATTGGGATAGAAGAAATCGTTTAAAAGTTTATCAAGGTGCATATTGTATGTCTGTCAGAGACTTCAAATCAGCTGCTAACTTGTTTTTGGACACAGTAAGCACTTTTACATCGTATGAATTAATGGACTATAAAGCATTTGTCAGATATACTGTATACACCTCTATTATTAGTTTGCCAAGGAACCAATTAAGAGATAAAGTGGTAAAAGGTTCAGAAATATTGGAAGTATTGCATTCGGAACCATTTGTAAAAGATTACTTGTTTTCTTTATATAACTGTCAGTATGCCGAATTTTTCACAAATCTTGCAGAAGTTGAAATAGTGCTGAGAAAAGATTATTTCTTGAATCCTCACTATCGTTTTTATGTAAGAGAGATGAAAATACTTGCTTATACACAATTGTTGGAGTCATATAGGTCTCTTACGTTACAATACATGGCGGAAGCCTTTGGCGTCACTGTTGAATACATTGATAAAGAACTGTCCACATTTATAGCAGCAGGAAGATTACATTGTAAAATTGATCGAGTTGGGGgaattgttgaaactaatagacCAGATTTAAAGAATGCCCAATTTAATTCTGTTGTAAAACAAGGAGATTTACTGCTGAATAGAGTCCAAAAATTATCTAGGGTGATCAATatctaa